The DNA segment GCGTGATGAACAGCGATTTGGTGCCGGCCTCCCACACCTCGAGTATGGAGACGACCGACGCGTTCGCCGGCCTCGAGTGTATCGACTGTGGCGAGACGTTCGACGCCGAGACAGGAACCCATCGGTGTGACGCCTGTGGTGGCATTCTGGACCCGACCTACGACTACGACGCCATCGACCTCGAGCGGGCGGACCTCGAGTCGCGACCGTTCGACTCGATGTGGCGCTACGAGGAACTGTTGCCGTTCACGCGCGAGTCGGCGGTGACGATGGACGAAGGGGCCACGCCGCTGGTCGACTGCTCGAAACTCGCCGACCAGCTCGGCGTCGACCGCGTCGTGTTCAAAGACGAAGGGCGAAACCCGACGGGGACGTTCAAAGACCGCGGCCAGACCGTCGCGGTAACCGCGGCGAGCCAGCACGGCGCGAGTGACGTCGCCCTCGCTTCGGCCGGGAACGCCGGTCAGGCGGCCGCAGCCTACGCCGGACGCGCCGATATCGATTCACACGTCTTCTTGCCCGCTCGAGCCGGCTTCACGAACAAGGCGATGGTCAACGTCCACGGCGGCGACATGACCGTCGTCGGTGGGCGAATCGGCGACGCCGGCGCGGCCTACGACGACGCGATGGCCGAACACGACGACTGGTACTCGGTGAAAACCTTCGTTACGCCCTACCGCCACGAGGGCAAGAAGACGATGCTCTACGAGATTATCGAGCAACTCGACTGGGAGGTTCCGGACGCCATCGTCTATCCGACCGGCGGCGGGGTCGGCATCGTCGGCATGTACAAGGCCGCCCGCGAGTTCGAGCAGCTGGGCCTGATCGACGAGATTCCGGCCTTCTACGCCGCACAGGCCACGGGGTGTCAGCCAATCGTCGAGGCCTTCGAGGCCGGAAAGAACCGGCACGACCCAGTCGAATACCCCGACACGATCTGTGGCGGCATCGAAATTCCCGACCCTGGCGCGAGCCCGTGGATCCTCGAGGCCCTCCGCGAGAGCGACGGTGGGGCGGTGGCGACCGACGACGAGGAAATCCTCGAGGCGGCAATCGCCGTCGCCAAGGGTGAGGGCCTCGAGATGGCACCGACCTGTGCTGCAGCAGCCAGCGGGGCCTGGGAACTCGGTGATAGTGGAGAGTTCGACGAGGACGCGACCGTCGTTATTCTCAATACCGGAACGGGGAACAAGGACGCAGACGTCCTTCGCAGTCACCTGATGGGGAAAGGTATCTGAACGCATACGCAGTCGCTCGAGGGCTGCGCCATCCGCCTCGCCGGTTTTCGACTGGCTGGCGCTTAAACCCCAGCCGGGAAGACGCATCTGGGGGTCTCGACTGTGCTGCCTACGAGTCTCCCCTCTCAGTTGTAACAGAAACGAGGCCGTGGCCACGAGTACCGTACGCGTCGGTTCAATCCACGTACAGCGAGTACGCGATTACGCCGAAGCCGACGAGGACGAGTAGACTTTCGATCAAAATCCCCGTCTCGAGCGTGACCTCGAGAATTTCGTACAACACGCCCGCGAGGACGAATCCGAGCGTCACGAGACCGAATCCGAGCGTCAACAGCCCCAGTTCGCGTCGTCGCGTGCGTCGATAGGCCTTCAACGCGAAGTAGGTAATCGAGCCGCCGACGACGAGGATCAGCGTTTTGACGATAGCCAGTGCAATCGTCACTTCCGTCGCTGCAGCAGTGTGTGGGCTCATACTTCCTCTCGCACCTCCGACCAGAGACTCGCCAGTCGTTCGTCAGTCGTCTGTGGCGGTCGATCGATCGCCACGGTCAGCTCGTTTTCCTCGTCTAGCTGTAACGAAATCTCTTCGAAGGCAATCGCATACTTGCTCGCGTGGTGGCCGTCACGGCGTATCTCGGTCGACTCCTCGAGTAGCGTCGACTCGGTCAACAGATCCAGCTTGCGATACAGCGTCGATTGGGGGATGTCACAGCTCGTTTTGAGTTCAGAAGCCGTCATAGGTTCCTCGAGATTCCGGATAATTTCCCGACAGTCTGGGTCGTCGAGAGCGGCACAGATGTCCTTGGCCGTCGGCAGCGATTCTGTGGCGGTCGGGTCCCGGACCATTCAGCTATTTCTACTCACAAGAGGGGTTTAGTGCCATCGGTTTCGCCGGTTTTCCCCAGGTGAAACTGTTTCTTGATCGAGATCGAGCCGGTCTGGACGTGTTTTTTCTCGAGGTGATACGCTGTCACTCAGTGGCTTCTCGAACCTGTATTTGTGCGTGAAATCACGCAGTGCGGTTCGATTTCACTCACCGGTCGACGTTTGGGAAGGTACTCAGTACGCCGTCAAGCGTCCACGTGTGGGTCGAAGCCGACAACTATCATCGGTTCGGCCCACACGGTCAGGCGTGACGAACTACTCAGGGCATCGTCACTGGGAGCGTTTCACGCCTCTCGCTGACGCCACTCGAGATCGAACGAACCGGTCCTGGTGACGGTGGAAAAACGACGGCCCAACGTGAGAAAACGAAACTGACCTCCGTTCAGTTCTCGAGTCGCTCTCGGATCAGCGTCTCGAGGTCCTCGCGCAGTTCGTCGACAGCGACTTCCTCGAGGACTGGCACGAAGAAGCCTTCGACGAGCATGTTGCGGGCCAGTCGTGGCGAGACCCCACGAGAAGTCATATACAACAGGTCCTCCTCGTCGATCTGGCCGACGGTCGCGGAGTGGCTGGCCTCCGTGTCGTGGTTGTTGATGATGAGCTTGGGGGAGGCGTCGGCTTCGCTCTCGTCACTCAGCATCAGGGTGTTTTCGCGCTGGTAGGAACTCGTGTCCCAGGCGTCACGGCCGACGTTCTGGACTCCTTCGTACACCGAGCGAGCGGTGTCGTCGGTGACGCCTCGGGTAACGAGGTCCGCCGTCGTGTGTTCGGCGCGGTGCCAGACCTTGACGTCGAGGTCGAAGTGCTGGTCGTTGTGGCCGAAGAACGCGCCGACGATCTGGGTCTCCGATGAGTCGCCAGCGAGCAGGGTCGAGGTTTCGGTTTTGGTTAGCTTCGTCCCGATGTTGCCTTCGATCCAGTTGATCGTAGCGTAGGTATCTGTCTCGCCTCGTTTGGCGGTGAAACAGTAGGAATCTTCGTCGAGATTCTGGAGGCTACCGTACTGGACGTAGCTGTTCTCGCCGGCGGCGATTTCGACGATGCCGCTGTAGTACTGTTCGTCCTCGAGTGCCGTCCCAGTCGATTGGCGCTCGAGAATCGTGACCGACGAGGATTCCTCGGTGATCACGAGCGTGTAGTTGAACAGCGAGCGGGAGTGCTGTTCGGTCCGGATGGTGACGTCTTCGGCGTCGACACCTTCGGGAACGTAGATGACCGTTCCGGTGGTAAACAGGGCCGTCGAAAGCGCCGTCAGGTAGTTCTCCTGCGGATCGATGATGGAGCCGAAGTGCTCGCGAACGAGTTCTTCGTGTTCGGCGAGTGCGTCGCCCCACGAAAGCACGTCAACGTCCTCGGGACCGACCTGATCTTTGTCCTCTGCCGCGTTGAGCGGGTCGACAAACGCTTCGAAATCGAGGCCGTGGAGGTTCGTCCAGTCTCGACCCGGCGTGCGGATCACGTCCGGCATATCGAGCGTCTCGAGTGCCTCGAGTGCATCGAGACGCGTCTCGAGCATCCACTCGGGTTCCTCGAGGTTCCCCGAGATTTCGCGTACCTGTGCGTCCGTTAGATTGGCGTGTACCTGTGTCGTGCTCATATTATCCGAGGCTTCCCTCCATCTCGAGTTCGATGAGGCGGTTGAGTTCGACCGCGTATTCGATCGGCAGTTCTTCGGTGATCGGCTCGATGAAGCCGGCGACGATCATCTTCTTGGCGTCGTCGTCGTCGAGGCCACGGCTCTGGAGGTAGAAGATGTCCTCGTCCCCGATTTTCCCGACGGTCGCCTCGTGGGCGACGTCGACTTTCGACTCCTCGATTTCCATGTACGGCATGGTGTCGGAGGTCGATTCGTTGTCGAACATCAGCGCGTCACATTCGACAGCCGTCGAGGAGCCCTCGGCGCCGTCGGCGATGTGGACGAGGCCGCGGTAATTGGTACGGCCACCGTCTTTGGAGATCGATTTGGACTCGATGGTCGACTTCGTGTTCGGCGCGTTGTGGTAGACTTTCGCGCCGGTGTCGATGTCCTGTCCCTCGCCAGCGAAAGCGATAGTGATGTGGGTGTCGGTTGCGCCTCGTCCTTTAAGAATCGAACACGGGTAGAGCATGGTGGCTTTCGAGCCCATCGAGCCCGAAATCCACTCCATGGTTCCGTCCGCGTCGACCAGTGCGCGTTTCGTGTTGAGGTTGAAGGTGTTCTTCGACCAGTTCTGGACGGTCGAGTACTGGACGTGTGCGCCTTCTTTGACGAAGACTTCGACGCCACCGCTGTGGAGGTTGTGTTTGCCGTATTTCGGTGCGGAACAGCCCTCGATGTAGTGGACTTCCGACCCCGGTTCGGCGACGATGAGCGTGTGTTCGAACTGGCCCATCCCCTCGCTGTTCATCCGGAAGTACGCCTGTACTGGCATCTCGACGGTGACGTCCTCGGGGACGTACACGAACGAACCGCCCGACCAGACGGCGCCGTGGAGTGCGGCGAACTTGTTGTCACTCGGTGGGACACACGTCGTCATGAAGTGTTCCTTGACGATCTCGGGGTGCTCTTTGACCGCCTGGTCCATGTTCATGAAGACGACGCCTTTTTCCTCCCACTGTTCTTGCATGTTCTGGTAGACGATCTCGGACTCGTACTGGGCGCCGACCCCGGAGAGCGCCTTTCGCTCGGCTTCCGGAATACCGAGTTTTTCGAAGGTATCCTTGATGTCGTCGGGCAGTTCGTCCCAGTCGTCGACGCCTTCACGTTTGTCGACGTCAGGGCGAATGTAGGGGACGATTTCCTCGACGTCGAGCTCCGACAGGTCCGGCTGTCCGGGCCAGTCGGTGGGCATCGGCATCGCGTGGTACTGCTTGAGCGCACGGAGGCGTCGCTCGAGCATCCACTCCGGTTCGTCTTTGTCTTCGGAGATCATCCGGATGACCTCTTCAGTCAGTCCTTTCTCTGACCGGACAGCCGAGCGCTCCTTCTGTTTGAAATCGAAGCGGGCTTCGGTGTCGGTCTCTTTGAGGTGGTCTTGTTCTGAACTCATAGGTTGTATCTGGTTGTGTTTACGGCTGTAGCGTTATGACGGTTTGGCTAGCTGAATACGGTTACGCCGCCTCGTATACCTCTTCGCGAACCCAGTCGTACCCCTTGTCCTCGAGTTGCTGAGCGAGGCTTGCGTCGTCGCTTTTGACGATCTTTCCGTCGAGCATGATGTGGACGCGGTCGGGTTCGACGTAATCGAGGATGCGCTGGTAGTGAGTGATCTGGAGGATGCCGGTGCCCTGATCGTCGCGCAGGGAGTTGATCCCGTTGGAGACGTCTTGCAGTCGGTCGATGTCGAGTCCCGAGTCGATCTCATCGAGGACGGCGATCGAGGGCTCGAGAATCGCAGCCTGGAGCACTTCGTTTTGCTTTTTCTCCCCGCCGGAGAAGCCGGCATTGAGATAGCGGTGGGCGAACTTCTCGTCCATGTCCAGTTGTGCCATCTTCTCGCGCAGGATATCCTGGAACTCGGAGACGCCGATCTCGCCGTCGTCGGCCGCTCCTTCCATCGGGGAGGGGACGGTTTCGTCTTCCTCGTCTTCGGCTTCGGCCGTATCCTCGTCTTCGTCCTCAAACAGCTCTTCGCGCTCTTCGATCTTTGCGTTGAGTGCCGTTCGGAGGAAGTTCGTCATGGTGACGCCTTCGATTTCGGCCGGGTACTGGAAGCCGAGGAAGACGCCCAGGGCGGCGCGTTCGTTCGGCTCGAGCTCGAGCAGATTCCAGGTGCGTTTGTCCTCGGGGATGTCGATTTCGTCACCGAACTCACCTTCCTCGAGGTGGAGCAAGACTTCGCCTTCGGTGACTTCGTAGGCCGGATGCCCGGCGATGACCTTCGAGCAGGTCGACTTCCCGGAGCCGTTTGGCCCCATCAGTGCGTGGATCTCTCCGGAGTTTATCTCGAGGTCGACACCGCGGAGAATTTGTTCGTCGCCCTCGGCCACTTCAGCGTGCAAGTTTTTAAGTTCAAGACGTGCCATATATTCGGTTACCTCTGTCGTTCGTGAGTGGGGTCGTCAGCCCCATAATGGTTTCGTATTTCATTGTGAACGGTGGGTCAATTGGAGAATTATTTTTCGATACAGAAAACAGAGTTTCTTGTCGGTGAAGTGCCGAAGCCAAGCCAGTTTCAATTAGGGACTATATGAGTCGCCTGATTCCCGGATAAATCCTACTATGCGACTGTATTCGGTGTTTTTTGACTGCTGTTTCTATTGTGGTTGATGTCAACAAACAACACTGGACACGTGGTGTAACCACATCTGGTTATCTTATCAGATCTGAAACGCGCACAATTGATGAGCAGAAACCCCGTCAACGGACGGTCACATGAACGAGTCCAGACCCGTCTGTTCCTGACCGGATTTGACTTCGTCCCAGGACATGCCAAGCGCCTCGAGAATCCGTTCGATCGGCCCCTGGAGGGTCTTCTCGAGCATTTTGTCGTAATCGACGCTGAACTCGTCTGGAATCTGGTCTTCGTACTCGAAACAGATTACGTCGGGGTCGCGTTTGAACGCCCCGTAGACGGGGTCGGTGTGCGGGTCGAGTCCTTCCTCGTCCTCGAGGCGACGGAAGAACGCCGGGTCGACCCGGTCCAGATACAGCCGTTTTGGCTTGCTCCCCCGGTCGAAGTTGGTGCCAAGCATTCGGTTGGCGTACTTCGCTCCGCGCACCTGGGCCGTGTCGGTATCGTAGTTATCGAGGCGCTTTCCGATGCCGCCAGGGATGGCGATCTCCTCAAGGCTGACGTCTCCCTCGAGGAAGTCGTCGATCACGCCGGCGACGTAGTCGGTCACCGCGTCGACGTCACCGTCACGGACGATCATCTCGATCACGCGGTGTTGGACTTCCTTCGTGATGGGTGCGATGTCAGAGCGCTTGTACTCGAAGCCGGTGATATCGATGTCGTCGACGTCTTTTCCTTCTTTCCAGACGATGTGGCCTGCGTAGCGCTTTTTCGTGCCGGCCTGGAAAAAGCGCCGATACAGTTTCTCGAACTCGATCTGGAAGCGGTGTAACTCCGCATTGAGTTCCTCGAGTGCGAAGTCGTCGTAGCGCTCGTTGACGTACTCCTCTATCTCGAAGGACTGGTCGATCGCTTCTTCGGTGGATACGTCGGGACCGAGCTCGAGCATGACGCTGTCGGTATTGTGGAGGACGAGACCACCAACCCCGTCAACAAAGTTCTCGTTTTCGGCAACGCTTAGATCGTACACGTACCCGTCTGAGTCGGCTTCTCGAAGGACGGGGTCCTGACCGGCCCGGTAGTAATCACACGTTCGAATGGTGTAACTATTCTTTTCGTCTCGATATTTTAACGAGTGTTTCTGACCCTGCTGGGTGAGCAAGGTGGAAAGACCGGCCGCGAGTTCTCGACTGACGGTCTCGTAGTCAAAATGGCGCTCGCTGTAATCCTCGCTATACCGTGGGAATTCGCGCGAACCATCACCTTCGATGAGGACGGTTAAAAACAGTGATTGCAGTGACTCTGGAAGGTGGAAAACGAACGAAGGAAGGCGTTTTCCGTGTGACGTTTGCCCGGCAAACTCTCGGAAGAATACTGCCGAAAGTTCGTTCATTAGCTGCAGTTTTTTCGTCTGATCATCGTACGTGATCTCGTCCTCTTCGTGCGGCGACGTCGACTCGATGGTTCGCACTGGACGACTGTCGGAATCGATTACCGTGGCAGTCGCCCCCTCGAACAGTCGTTCGTAGTCCGTTTTGAGCTGTTGTAACCACTCCATCCGAGATTCTGCAATCGATGCGCCGAACTTGCCTTTCGACGTTTCGGCTGTAGAGGCGCTTCCTTCGGTGATGTAGGCTGCAAGCAGGCGAACGAATGCTACCCCATCCGGGGAATCGAGATCGATATGGCGCTTCACTTTGACCGTCGACTCGAGCTCACCATGGTGTTCGTGGCCGAACCAGACGTACTCGTCGGTCGCGTGTACCCGTTTCACCTTGGTTTCGGCGTTTTCTCGGCCAACGCTTCGTCCGTCTTCGTACGTTCGTGTATACCCATCCAACACCTCGAATACGTCGACATTCGTGACAGTATCGACGGCTGGGATCTCCGGGACTCGAAGCGGCTCATCGACATTTTCGGGTGTCGCCTCGACGTATTCGTTATCCGCTTCGACAATGTAGGCGTGATCTCGCGTCGTCGTCGACTCACCGAACTTGTGCTGGAGCGTGATAACTGGTTTGTCGGTTTTGTGACGAATAATCTGTTGTATCGGCTGCCACTCAGCCTCCCCGTCTGCCGAGACCGAGAGTGCCTCCCAGCCCTCGAGTTGGCGTCGGTCTTTGCCAATCGAAGTGGCACCCACTGTTCCGCCGTCTGCAGTAATCAAGACCCCAGAATCGGCAGTCTTCGTCGCGTCCTGAAAGAGGGTTTCGATGGGCTGTACCTGCACGTACCCGTTCGAGTCGCGAACGACGACTGGGCGGTCGCCGGTTATACTGTCCCCGTAAGCCACGTCGTACCCGATTTCGTTCGAGGCTTCTTCGGTGAACTCGATGACTTCTCGGCCGGTAGCGGTGATCGCAGATGCCGCCTCTTTGTCGTAGAGCCGGAACCGTTCCCACCCCGAAACGCCATACAATGACTGCCCGACGAACTGAAATTTTCCATTCCGGCCCGCAAGCAAGGTATGATTGTCAGCAACGGTGACACAGTAGACGCCGTCTTCGGCCGTACTCCGGGAGGAACTTCGGTGCATCCGAAGCGTATTCTTCGAGTCCTCTGTGACGTAAATTCGCCAGGATCCGCTATCGTGGTCGTAACTTCCAGTCAACCCGAGATGGGCACAGAGGCGAAGCACGTCGTCTCGCAATTTCTCGCTCGAAGTTGTGTACCGCCAACTGTTCGTCTGCCAGTCGCCGTCACCGTCGATCAGGGTCTCGAGGAAGCGTCGTTTCTGACGGCTACTGCACTCGAAGATGAAATCCGGAATACGCTTCTCGAAGCTGTTGTCGCCGCACGTCTCTCGAAGGAATTCGCCGAACAGTTTCGACGTGAACTGGTAACATCGGTCGTCGACGTAACAGTCGAATCCCATCTCCTCGAGCAGAGAACCGATCGTCGTGTGGTGGTCGACGCCACCATCAGCCACTGGCACGACGTTCTGGGCGATTTTGACGGTCGTCGCTGAACCGCGAGTCTTTCCGTTGAATTCTTTCGTCTCTGACGTGTAAACGTTCCCTTCCGTGATGTACCAGGCGAGCAAGTCGAGAAACGCGTCGCCGTCATAGGTACGTGGAATCCACTTTCGACCGGATTCCAGATGGACGAAGCTTCGTTCACACACGTCCTCGATGTACTCGCGGTTGGCCTCGAACTCTTCGGCCGTGAAGACGTATCCCGTCTGTCCAACGTCGGCTTTCGGGACTCGCCTCGGCGTCCACCCGAGTTCGGCAGTGAACGTGTGACCGTGCACCGATGGCCGAACCCAGACTTCGTATTCCCCGTCGATCATCCTCGTGAGGTCGACGGTCTCCAGTGTGTCACCGCCAGGACCGTCCCAGTCGTGTGGCAACTCGTAATTCGTCGCTCGATCTAGCGATCCAGCTTCGATGAACCGATACGTGTCTTCAGTAATTCCATTTCGCTCGTTCTTTCGAACGAGCATACGATGATTTGGCGTTACTCGAAAGTCGATTTTACTGGTCTGTATATCGATGAGTTCGTTCGTATAGTCCGGATATGCGTGTGTCTCTGTGACCGGTTTGACCTCCATTCGCATTGTTTCCGGATCCAACGAGTAGACCTCGTCACCCACCTCGAGCGCCGTGACATTTTGAACACCCTTGGGAGTTAGCACTTCAGTGTCCGGCGTGAAGCAGTTCATAATAACTTTGACAGCTCCTTGCTGTCGGTCGTACTGTTCGTACGGCTGGGTTCCGGGTTCGTGCTCGTTTCGAAGAGTCTTTTTCTCTTCACGTTCGGCCAGCAACTCGTTGATCATCTCCCGCATGACGCCGTCGGGTTCCTGGCGGAAGTGCGTGCCCGAGGGAGCGATATGCGTCTCGCCGTCGTACTCCTCGGGGTCGACTTTCGTCTCCGGTGAGGCGTTGATCGTCACCATACACATCGGATACAGGCTCTTCAGGTCGAGCACCGTCACGTTCTCTTTGACGCCCGTAATCGGGTCGAAAACCGCCCCACCTTCGTACTCCTCACCCGCTTCCTGTTGTCCTTTCGAGGGCAACGCAAACCGACCGTACGCCTCGTGGAGGACGTACATGTCGACGGTATCACCTGGCGTTGGTGCATCCTCGAGTTTACAGCCGACGAACGTGCGCACCTCGTCCCAGAAGGCGACGATCGACTGCTGGCGGTCGAGTTCGACACAGAGTTCGACGTCCCGCAGGTTGTACTCGAGCAACCGTTTCGGGTCGTTCTCCCAGAGGTCCCCGATGGAGCCGGCATAGCGCTCTTTCCCAACACCTAACTCAGCCTCGCCAACCGCGTCCAGCCGGTAGGAATCTAGTTCCGAGAACACCATTCGCTGGTAGCCATACAGCAGGTCGAAGACGACGCGGCCTTTGATGTCCGGACCGCCCCAGTTGCTTCGCCAGACCTCGTCGACGCGGGAAAGCTGGTCGACCTCGAGGTCGTAGTCGTGGTGGCTCCCCTCGAGGACCTCGAGCCTGTCGAGGAAGTAGGGGGCGTCGAAATCGTCGAAATTCCAGCCCGTTAGGACGTCTGGATCCGTTTCGTCGATGTACGAGACGAACGACTCGAGCATGGCTTCTTCCTTCTCGAAGGCGCGAACCTCGTGGTGGATGTCGCCTTCGATGGGTTCGTACTCGCCTAACTCGTGGGGTATCTCTCCGTCGCCCTCGTCGGCTTCGAACACCCAGAGGATGTACTCGTCCCGGTAAGAGTCGTGACTGGCCAGGCAGATGATCGGTTCTTCGCCATCTTCGGGGAATCCGTTTCGGTCGTCGACCTCGATGTCGAACGTCTGGACGCGCGGGTCGGCTTCGACCGCACAGGCCTCGAGTTCGTTGTGCGGGACGACCAGGCTTCCATCGTCTGCTCGTCGCGCCGGAACTCGGACGCCGCTTCGGATGTCCTTGTCGATAAGCAGACGGTTCGGGAACAGAATGTCCGCCTCGTAGTGGTCGAACTCGTCACGAATCTGCCCGACGTCGCGTGGCGTCTGACCGAATATCTTTGTCAGGTTCTGGCCACGGATGCTCTCGTAGGGGTCGCCGTTTTCGTCGGTTTCCTCCCAGTCCGTAATGCGCTCGTTTCGCTCGAGACGGTCGACATCGAGCGTGTCGGTCGGGGCGTAAAAATACGGCTTGAAGCCAACCACCTGGATGTGCTCGAGTTCGTTGTCGGTCGTTCGGCCAAAGACGTGGACGATAGGATGTTCGTCGTCACCGTAACCAGCGACGGTGTAATCGACCTGCATGACGGCGACTTCGACCGTTCCCTCGGGTTCAGGGAGCGTTTCGCGCTGCACGTCGATCACCTCGCTTGCACTCGAACCGCCGTTGCCGGCGACGTGGGCGGCTTCTGCTGCCGGGCGCTCGTCGTCGTCCGCGGCGAAGGCGTCCAACCCAGTCTGCCCCGAATCACTCATGATATCCTGCTTTGTAGGCGTCCGGTAAAAACCCACTCGAATCGCCTGGCAACTCGTCGGTAGCACGCGGAAGAACGGTCGTCGCCACCGGTCGTCAACCTGTTGGACAGCCGATAGCTGGGCAACAAGACATATAACGTGGTAACACATAGCATGGGTTGAGGTAATTGCCGTGTCTATCCGTGTTAATGACGATACGACGGACGGAAGCGAACCGCGTGGCCAACCCGATGGAACGGCCACGATCGAGTCATACGAAACGGACGAGGGCGTCGTCTTCTATGACGCCGAAAATCCCCTCGCGTGGGTAGAGACCACGCGAACACTCTCGCTCGAAGAACTCGCCTGATCGGTGCACAGGCGTCATCCCGCGTGCTGCTTTTTCGCCGAATCAGCGGCCAGACAACAACGCGAACGTTTTTTGCACACTGCGAACGTCTTCGACGTGTGGACTTCGAGCCGAGCGAGCACGAACCGGACGAATACGACCCCGAAGCGGAGTTTCGGGACCCGACCAGCGACTCGCTCACGATTCCGGACGTTTCCGAAAACGCTGGAGATACCGATCCGCAGCTGACGACCCAGTTCTGGGTGCTCGTCATGGTCATCAAGGCGGCGCTCATAGCGCTCTCACTCGGCACCCTCTTTCTCATCTTTCAGACGAATCAACGGGCCGGCTGGCTCTTTCTGGGTGGTGGACTCTTACTCTCTATCTTTGCGCTCAGACGCTATCGTGACGTGGCCGCAACCATCGAGGCTGCGTCCGGAGAAGAAACGACGACCACAGACGAAACATCGGGGGATGCATGAACGTCGTCGTCGATACCGACGGTACTCGGTACCTCCTGCTCAAACGCTCGAGTGACTCGAGTCTCGTTCGCGATCCGGAAACGAACGTCACGAAACACGTCGACAACGACCGCCTCGAGCATCTCGAAGGCGAATCGCCGTTAGAAACTGCGGCACGGGCTATCCCGGACGATATTCGTACACTGATACTCGCGACACCCGACGAGCGAACGCTCGGGCTCCTCGTCGAACTCGCCGATAGAGGGCCGCTGGGCGTCCGAGAACTGCTCGAGACGACTGACTTCTGTGAAAGTGACTTGCACGGACGCCTCACCCTGTTGACGGCTGCCGGCGTGCTCGCTAAAACGCAAGTCGGTGGCGAACGCGGCTACCGGACCACCGAGTCGATGCGGCAAACGCTCGAGACGCTTCGATCGCTCTCACTCGAGGAATAGCTGGAATCGTGGCCAGTCGTTCGAAAAGCGCTCAGACCGAAGCGTTAGTCCGAGCCGGCGGCGAGCAATGCGGCTTCGGGTGGCTCACCGCGTTCGATACGCGAG comes from the Natronosalvus amylolyticus genome and includes:
- a CDS encoding DUF7521 family protein, whose product is MSPHTAAATEVTIALAIVKTLILVVGGSITYFALKAYRRTRRRELGLLTLGFGLVTLGFVLAGVLYEILEVTLETGILIESLLVLVGFGVIAYSLYVD
- the sufD gene encoding Fe-S cluster assembly protein SufD, with protein sequence MSTTQVHANLTDAQVREISGNLEEPEWMLETRLDALEALETLDMPDVIRTPGRDWTNLHGLDFEAFVDPLNAAEDKDQVGPEDVDVLSWGDALAEHEELVREHFGSIIDPQENYLTALSTALFTTGTVIYVPEGVDAEDVTIRTEQHSRSLFNYTLVITEESSSVTILERQSTGTALEDEQYYSGIVEIAAGENSYVQYGSLQNLDEDSYCFTAKRGETDTYATINWIEGNIGTKLTKTETSTLLAGDSSETQIVGAFFGHNDQHFDLDVKVWHRAEHTTADLVTRGVTDDTARSVYEGVQNVGRDAWDTSSYQRENTLMLSDESEADASPKLIINNHDTEASHSATVGQIDEEDLLYMTSRGVSPRLARNMLVEGFFVPVLEEVAVDELREDLETLIRERLEN
- the sufB gene encoding Fe-S cluster assembly protein SufB, which produces MSSEQDHLKETDTEARFDFKQKERSAVRSEKGLTEEVIRMISEDKDEPEWMLERRLRALKQYHAMPMPTDWPGQPDLSELDVEEIVPYIRPDVDKREGVDDWDELPDDIKDTFEKLGIPEAERKALSGVGAQYESEIVYQNMQEQWEEKGVVFMNMDQAVKEHPEIVKEHFMTTCVPPSDNKFAALHGAVWSGGSFVYVPEDVTVEMPVQAYFRMNSEGMGQFEHTLIVAEPGSEVHYIEGCSAPKYGKHNLHSGGVEVFVKEGAHVQYSTVQNWSKNTFNLNTKRALVDADGTMEWISGSMGSKATMLYPCSILKGRGATDTHITIAFAGEGQDIDTGAKVYHNAPNTKSTIESKSISKDGGRTNYRGLVHIADGAEGSSTAVECDALMFDNESTSDTMPYMEIEESKVDVAHEATVGKIGDEDIFYLQSRGLDDDDAKKMIVAGFIEPITEELPIEYAVELNRLIELEMEGSLG
- a CDS encoding winged helix-turn-helix domain-containing protein; translated protein: MVRDPTATESLPTAKDICAALDDPDCREIIRNLEEPMTASELKTSCDIPQSTLYRKLDLLTESTLLEESTEIRRDGHHASKYAIAFEEISLQLDEENELTVAIDRPPQTTDERLASLWSEVREEV
- a CDS encoding threonine synthase: METTDAFAGLECIDCGETFDAETGTHRCDACGGILDPTYDYDAIDLERADLESRPFDSMWRYEELLPFTRESAVTMDEGATPLVDCSKLADQLGVDRVVFKDEGRNPTGTFKDRGQTVAVTAASQHGASDVALASAGNAGQAAAAYAGRADIDSHVFLPARAGFTNKAMVNVHGGDMTVVGGRIGDAGAAYDDAMAEHDDWYSVKTFVTPYRHEGKKTMLYEIIEQLDWEVPDAIVYPTGGGVGIVGMYKAAREFEQLGLIDEIPAFYAAQATGCQPIVEAFEAGKNRHDPVEYPDTICGGIEIPDPGASPWILEALRESDGGAVATDDEEILEAAIAVAKGEGLEMAPTCAAAASGAWELGDSGEFDEDATVVILNTGTGNKDADVLRSHLMGKGI
- a CDS encoding ABC transporter ATP-binding protein codes for the protein MARLELKNLHAEVAEGDEQILRGVDLEINSGEIHALMGPNGSGKSTCSKVIAGHPAYEVTEGEVLLHLEEGEFGDEIDIPEDKRTWNLLELEPNERAALGVFLGFQYPAEIEGVTMTNFLRTALNAKIEEREELFEDEDEDTAEAEDEEDETVPSPMEGAADDGEIGVSEFQDILREKMAQLDMDEKFAHRYLNAGFSGGEKKQNEVLQAAILEPSIAVLDEIDSGLDIDRLQDVSNGINSLRDDQGTGILQITHYQRILDYVEPDRVHIMLDGKIVKSDDASLAQQLEDKGYDWVREEVYEAA